One Triplophysa dalaica isolate WHDGS20190420 chromosome 11, ASM1584641v1, whole genome shotgun sequence genomic window carries:
- the epcam gene encoding epithelial cell adhesion molecule produces the protein MKVLIALCVLVFVDVVASQCECQSMKWAICDETPCSCKLMLDKDVLQELDCTKLIPKCYLMKAEMFRARNNMTTRSLGGKPVETAFVDNDGIYDPICENDGKFKAIQCNGTDVCWCVNSAGVRRSDKGDKNIKCEPVETYWVRLEMKHKETTTLDNAKLKTGVENALLERYKVPKNLVDKVQYDPEGRLIIVDVKKPIGDRTIDLSLMSYYMEKDVKVLPLYKNKGDFEVSVEGNKVLMENILVYYVDETAPTFTMQKLTGGVIAVIVVVSLIVIAGLLVLFLIGRKQKAKYTKAESQPREMANLP, from the exons ATGAAGGTTTTAATCGCCCTGTGTGTGCTAGTGTTTGTGGATGTGGTTGCTTCACAAT GTGAATGTCAAAGCATGAAATGGGCAATATGTGATGAGACACCGTGCTCTTGTAAACTTATGTTGGATAAAGATGTCCTACAAGAACTGGACTGTACCAAGT TAATTCCCAAGTGCTACCTCATGAAAGCAGAGATGTTTCGTGCCAGGAATAACATGACTACTAGATCCCTTGGTGGCAAGCCGGTAGAGACCGCGTTTGTGGACAACGATGGCATTTATGACCCTATATGTGAGAACGATGGCAAGTTCAAGGCCATCCAGTGTAACGGCACTGATGTTTGCTGGTGCGTAAACAGTGCTGGAGTACGCCGAAGTGATAAAGGAGACAAGAACATAAAGTGTGAGCCTGTGGAGACCTA TTGGGTTCGTCTTGAAATGAAACATAAAGAAACTACGACATTGGACAATGCTAAGTTGAAGAC TGGTGTTGAGAATGCTTTGCTGGAGCGTTACAAGGTGCCTAAGAATCTTGTTGACAAAGTTCAG TATGACCCTGAAGGTCGCCTTATTATTGTGGATGTTAAAAAACCTATTGGTGACCGAACGATCGACCTCTCCCTCATGAGCTACTACATGGAGAAAGAT GTCAAAGTTCTGCCTCTGTACAAGAACAAAGGGGACTTTGAGGTCAGCGTTGAAGGAAATAAGGTGTTGATGGAGAATATCCTGGTGTACTACGTAGATGAAACTGCACCCACTTTCACCATGCAGAAGCTGACTGGTGGTGTGATCGCTGTCATTGTGGTGGTCAGCTTGATCGTGATTGCAGGACTTCTGGTTCTG TTCCTCATTGGTCGAAAACAAAAGGCCAAGTACACCAAAGCAGAg TCACAGCCAAGAGAGATGGCCAACTTGCCTTAA